The Bubalus kerabau isolate K-KA32 ecotype Philippines breed swamp buffalo chromosome X, PCC_UOA_SB_1v2, whole genome shotgun sequence genome has a segment encoding these proteins:
- the LOC129640237 gene encoding collectrin-like translates to MGRDSGQQRQQVVDQQICLVLRGGRLNEEDTRKILMRKQKRLQISHVLLCNVTQRVSFWFVVTDPSRNHTLPAVEVQSAIRMNRNRINNAFFLNDQTLEFLRIPSTLAPPTDPSVPIWIIIFGVIFCIVLVATMLLIFSGIRQHRRVSQGQGLSQQEHHKWQVVLRGNFQRELQLHCGELHFPIQSVLLLSPLRD, encoded by the exons ATGGGCAGAGACAGTGGCCAACAGAGGCAGCAAGTAGTGGATCAACAGATTTGTCTGGTTCTGAGAGGTGGAAGGCTGAATGAGGAGGACACTAGAAAGATcttgatgaggaaacagaaaagactTCA AATTTCCCATGTCCTGCTTTGCAATGTAACCCAGCGGGTGTCGTTCTGGTTTGTAGTTACCGATCCTTCAAGAAATCACACCCTTCCTGCTGTTGAGGTACAGTCAGCCATCAG AATGAATAGAAACCGGATCAACAATGCCTTCTTTTTGAATGACCAGACTCTGGAATTTTTAAGAATTCCTTCCACTCTTGCACCACCTACTGACCCATCTGTGCCCATCTGGATTATTATATTTGGTGTGATATTCTGCATCGTCCTTGTGGCAACCATGCTATTGATTTTTTCAGGAATCCGGCAACATAGAAG AGTGTCCCAGGGCCAGGGGCTCTCTCAACAGGAGCATCATAAATGGCAAGTTGTCTTAAGGGGCAACTTTCAAAGAGAACTTCAGTTACACTGTGGTGAGTTACATTTCCCAATTCAAAGTGTGCTGTTATTGTCTCCACTCAGAGATTGA